cgactttcccattaacaccttttcgttcccatggcattatatctttggggatgttcttttccacaacactgatcttcttaggaaagtctgtgaataacggcatctcatcatagttattgtaagcttcaacatcgtccacgccatcaactccaataatgtgttgtttcccggaggcaaccacgtgctttgtcttcttcttcggggggaggttactttgtgggtcagacatatagaaaacttgtgcgacacgtgaagcgagcacccaagggtcatcttggtagcctagattctcgaggtccaggactctcaatccgatctcgttcagttggtgttgtttgatccagcggcatcgaaacagggccaccgttatatcccttccatagtcaagttcccatatctcttcaatgatgccaaagtattggatctttcgccctaatccatcgagagcctctattcgaacgccgctgttttggttcacatatttactatcctttgcgtgggtatagtacgtgtacccattgatatcataagtattccaagatgtaacttgtctcgatggcccctccgccaacctactgatggtaatagagtctatggtttctccaggcggtatgttttggtccttcaaccatatagttagtcgttgcttgtgctgtttcatgacccaatcatccgaacggccatttctctctgccataatgatagccaagtgttcatcaatatacggttgcatcagttgtgtactttgcaagacactgtaatgcgcccgactcacctctttgtaatcatggtcgatgaacacttttctaccactagtgcccttcccagccagcctacccttgtgacaagaatcgggtttaccaatccctttctgtacttttaggtactcttgacagcactcgacgacttcttcagtactataaccctctatcatggagccctctgggtatgctcgattatgcacgtatcgacttaaaacggacatgaaccgctcataggaccacatttcatgcaagtagcaagggccaagcgcctgtatctgatgaaccatgtgagtcatgagatgtggcattatatcaaaaaaagcaggaggtaaacacatctccaattggttttgtgtctccaccacaaattcatgtaggtcactcagctcttccttgccaatcgtcttctgtgagatcttcgaaaagaagtagcacatgcgggtaatggccattttcaagaactctggctttatagccctgattgcaataggtagaaacactgtcagcatcacatggcaatcgtgagccttgcagtgtgttattgacaagtccttcatcgacactagcttcttcacatttgctgaaaacccagtcgggactttgatccccctcaggaaagtgcatatagctctcttctcgtctggtgttaggttgaagcacgccgcgggcaaagtgtattttccattagcctcaggtaccgggtgaagctgtggcatcatgtttagctgcaccatgtctttccgtgctttcagaccatcctttgacttgcctgtgtccatcaaggtagcaatgagactctcaaagacattcttctgtacgtgcatagcatcaatggcatgggggacctccaagtctggccaataaggcagatactgaaagaagatcgattgtttcttgaaaggtacgccttcgataggaggtgtgcttctatctctgttcgtcccatctggattcttctttccatagacgacgcgtatatttttcaccattctgtacacatgttctccgttatgacgtctctccggagggggttcaatctccagggcgttgtcataaaatctaaagaacaatttgctgcggtacttgtgacttgtctttaagaagcgtcggttccttaggtaaactatcttcttggatgcatccaggtacacccatgtagtaccatccaagcaaaccaagcatcccgtcttccctttgatctgtccagacaaagcaaacaacgcggggtaatcattggtagtaacaaatattattgctctacatatgaagtcctcctttcggaacgcatcgtacatctgctccccatgcctccatagtctctccatttcttgcatcaagggctcgaggaacacgtctatatcaatgcctggttgtttagggccagaaataagaatagtgaggagaaggtactttctcttctgacacaaccatgttgggatgttgtacatggtccagatcactggccatgtgctgtggttgctcatcctctcattgaagggattcattccatcggtgctcaggccaaaccgtacattccttgggtcatcgctgaattctttgtgcttctcatcaaacctttgccactgactacaatcagccgggtgtgcaatcttatcatcatctaccttgcgctcatcatcccaccatgtcatgagtgcggcttctttagggtttaggaacatacgtctcaagcggtcggtcactggcaggtaccacattaccagggcaggaattcttctctgctttgcatcgttgcctaatggagtgtcctctgggggctgagattcttgtaccaccttttttgtacccttcttattcctctttttccccgtggatggttcgtccccaccgtaaaggtcattgttcttgtaccggctggccccacaccggggacatttatccaatgacttgaacgtttcaccacgaaaaagtatacagtggttggggcatgcatgtattttttcaacccccattgtcaatggacttatgatcttcttcgcttggtatgtgttggcgggaactgagtttggttgtggcagcacccatgacaggagatgcaatagatcattgaaactacagtctgaccagccgtacttagccttcaggatgagcagctcaagcacgaaacgtagcaatgtccaatgtgtcggacaacccttttcaacaccatacacagtctccttcgatgcttttgtcactctttccaaattttctagaccttttgggctatttagtaaaatctctggtccaagggttcgaatcatgtcatctaaatcatcttcaactccgacatgtgctccaccatcattattggcaccaccttcgtcgttaccatcccaaccaccagcatcaccaccttgttcattgccaaactcgaaatccatttgtgcatcaagctcggctgaatattgggacagggattctatggtttcatcgtcgtattcctcctcatcctcgtcgttaacaataaccatttcaccatgatgaatccacactgtgtagtcctcaataaatcctcgtataatcaaatgtgatctgatgatagtcacatctgtccatgccatacggttcttgcaatctttacaggggcaaataattgtatccttattctctttcaatgtcgttgcatgcttcgttgcggcttcaataaatttatccacctcttcacggaaacctgccttgaaccttaacgaaccatacatccaagagttcctgtactccatcttttacaacaacaataaaataaacattaaaggactacttattcagatatatataaaaattaatcaaagtaataattatttgagaataattgtatatacctcagatatatatgaatataaatctaatataattacatgaagcatacaaacacaccatggtagaggaaaattaattaatggcccatttatccataaataattaaaatacatatttattgattacaataaacaatttcaaagacaacaattagcaataattatactttacacaatatctttcgtataaaccctagtccaattttatcaaacataaatttacaaaaacgaaattaataaaaaaaccaaaccctagatctagatcacatgcacatgaaacatccataaaactaactaatggttcactaaaatcaagaaacatggaccaaataagggtatgatcttgttcccctccctaatttaccctagtacatttaaaagttgggtctaatttgctcataaatagctcaagcaccatagaagagagagaaaaacaaaactctaattattcactaatcaaccattaaaacttcaaaaaaagtgtggaatagcattttcttaccttctacaacctctccaccaaaggatttgagaccaaaaccttccccccttagtagagcaatttttgggaggtgcccaagccctccccaactttctttcacgggttggagtgaatgacccgaggaggaagaaggtgctgcttcaCTTTTATatggggtcatttgtaggggcggctggtgattgagccgcccctacaaatagaagctataaatacgggccatttttaggggcggctcaatcaccagccgcccctaaaaataccatttctagaggcggctggtgattgagccgcccctaaaaatcatactccatttgtaggggcggctggtgtctgggcacccgagcacgccactgtaggggcggctccatctcaagccgcccctacaaaaaaattgaaccgttgctaaaaatcgttttctacgtagtgagTTTTCCTGATCTATCTGAGCTGGTAGTTAACTAACCATAGAATCGATGCTATACGAGCGAGATCCATCCATCCCATCATCGTCAAATATATATAATGCATTTGCATGCATGCCCACGCACGCACGTACGTGGTGTATGCTTGCCTTTTAGTCGTTGCATCATCATCTCCACAGCATGGCTTTGTCGGGCACCATCATTAAGCTACTAAGTACATACTGATTATTAATCAGCATCGATCTAGTAGAGCGTGTAAATTTAGGATTTACTGGTTCAGTACTTTTCTGCAGTTGCACTTGTTTTATTCACTGTCTAAGCGGGTCATGTTTTGAAGCAATTACTTGGGCATGCAATGCAGGTGGTTCTGGATAACGGCCTCGTCTGGACGACCTTGCCGTCACCTTCACTTCCCCGTCCCTCGGTCGAGTAGAAGGTAAAACCAtgggttgtcggccatcgcgccGTTTTTTGATGTGGATGGCCTTCGTGCCTCccattgttgatgtgtcggcctttgTGCCGTGAATGTGGGTGTTGGCCATCGAGCcgattttttttgcaggttttggaaacctccccgtacaggggaggttctgccgaaatttttaacttatacCCTTTTTTTTTGCAGAGCAAAGGACGTCAAAGGAGCTTCAGAGTAGTCGATTGTCCTCGTCGGCGCTGCGACTCTCCACTgccccgactcgccactgccccgctacccTGTCTCCACCGCCACCTTAGGTATAAACAACCTCTACTCCTGTATCTTTGTCGTAGACTGCGTaaaccagttaggcgtctcccgtccgaaagagatacggttggaggcatGCAGATCACTGTGTGTatctgaccgtatctgtttcggattgtccacgttttttggacagcccgcgtatgcgtagatgaggtcagtttccatgctccgctccgatCCGagccagaatttcggcagcaaGCAGGAGCGGATACTTGCTGAGTTTTGGGTAAGTTCCTCTCGCACAACATTAATCAATCCTTCACATTGAATTCTATTTTTTTCAAATAACGATTGGATATATCATCTTTTATGCAGAGGTTTTTCAGGGCCGAAGAAGGAACCGAGGGCCTCGCTGATCGTGTGGCGCATGCAGCCTGTAGGAAGTATGTCACCGACATGTTTCACGAGGCgcgcgtccaggcccacatagactactacgcgTCGGCTCGTAGAATGACAGTCACCAAGAGGGAGGCTCGACAGATGACgctgacccaggagcagtaccttgaggtacatGAATAACATTGATATTGTTttgtttttgaattaaatatgttcaatttcatcttcataTATGTCAAACACTCGTTGacatgtaggtgattccctggtggtgccgagcgCATGCCGACGCCTGGACAATGATCGTGGCTAGGTGGTTCACGCCGGCCTACATAGAGAAGCACGAGTCTCAGCGGGCACTGCGTATGCTCAGGCCAGCTgccactcaccatcaaggcagcaggAGTCTCCCCGGATTCAAAtcagcatatgtaagtgatttttCTTCTATTTAGTTTCACGCTTAACGTATgcctgattgctcaccacctgccgcctttctcgcaggaggctgcgcacccggacGAGGATGTCTCGATGTTCacggcgtgggctatgtcccaccagACCAGGGTGGCCGGCGATGTCACCTGGGACCCGGCTGCCCCTCGCGAGGCATACTCCGACCctaacgtgtacactaaagtccaggaGTACACGTTGGCGGTACAGCAGCGGCACGGGCCAGAGTACGACGTCCGCACCGAGCCCATTGATGCCGAGGCCATCATGAGGCTCGGTGGCGGCAGGAAGCACGGCCGGACGTGGATTGCGAACGCCGCCATCGACCCCACCACTGTTCCCACTCTGAGCCAgctccgagcacagagcacgagttccagccagcccatacgctcacggCCTACTCCGACACTGCAGCGGGTCGATGCGCTCGAGGTAATtcttgttttactcgtcgtaaattaatattctcacacttgagttagttttgcattactgaaatattggagtgcaatattgcaggcccagaacAACGAGAAGACGGCGCAGATCACGGCCCTCACTGCTCGGCTGGAGGCTGAGCAGGCCGCTCGGGAGGCCCAGGAGGTCAGGATTGCAGAAATGATGCAAATCATGCAAGCTCTTGGGCAGAAGACGGGTGTGCCTGTGCAGATGTCAGCTCCTCCGCCTCAGGTGCCGCACGCgtttgcagctactcctgtaagcgtTAAAGTTCACTTCTCGCTTGTGTGACATAGAAACCCAGAGAACACTAGCTACTgatttgcttgcatgacatagAAACCCAGACAACACTAGCTATAAAAAATTTGATAGGTTTCTGTCTAAATACTAAAACTGTAGTCCTAGAATAATTACTGCAATCTCACATAAGCATATAATTgtttgtgcagcctcagtcggcggGTTCCAATAACCCCCCTCGTGCGTCACCTGATTCTGGAGGCTTCGTTACACCACCCTCGACGCAGAGGC
This DNA window, taken from Miscanthus floridulus cultivar M001 chromosome 13, ASM1932011v1, whole genome shotgun sequence, encodes the following:
- the LOC136499414 gene encoding uncharacterized protein codes for the protein MFTAWAMSHQTRVAGDVTWDPAAPREAYSDPNVYTKVQEYTLAVQQRHGPEYDVRTEPIDAEAIMRLGGGRKHGRTWIANAAIDPTTVPTLSQLRAQSTSSSQPIRSRPTPTLQRVDALEAQNNEKTAQITALTARLEAEQAAREAQEVRIAEMMQIMQALGQKTGVPVQMSAPPPQVPHAFAATPPQSAGSNNPPRASPDSGGFVTPPSTQRPDGWEGW